The DNA region GATTATTGGGCAGAACAGAGAGATGCACCGACACACACGAGGCAGCAGCAGAGCTGGAGGAGACGAGATGCTGAGCTGGGAGACATGACCACAGGAGCATCTTTAAGTTATTGTGAAGAGCAAAGAAGCAGCAGGTTCCTTGGAATACCCTACAGATCCCACGGAAACTATACCTGGGAGCACTAAAAAAAGGACGAAAATATCCTAGTAAAATGCGGTAAGCAGAAGCACAGCAGCATTTTCACGTGTAGGAACCGTACGGCCTGCACTAGCTAAGGAGGGTCAATGCAAACTTTCAGCTGCAGCATGTCAATAAATTTGTATCTCTGTAGCCACTTAAAACTACTTGCTCCTAACTCTGATGATTCTTCCAagtgaaagaaaaagaaaagaaaatggagTCAAATATACCTTCTGAATCCTGATTATCAGCAAAAAAATGAAGTCAAAGTTTCTAAAATTGTGGAAAACTGTGCCCGATCAGAGTACCTAACACGGAAATGGTAGTTATACTTGTGAGGGTGTGCTGTGTCAACTAGTAAAGAATAGCCTACGGCAGCACCTGATCAGCTATTCATGTTCACAATATTCAAACTTTCGAAAATAATGTTAACAATGTTCGTCTTGAATTCCTTTCTGACATTTGTTGATCCAGCAGGATACGATCTTCAGCTCAGTGCAAGGTACTAGATCTTGAGAACATATGTAACATTTTTGTATGAGGGGTATATCTTTCGAGACAATTCGTGAGCCAACGATAGAACATTTAACGAGATGGGAAAAATACCTCATGTTTACAAAAACACAAAATACAGAATGGAAAAAAGGGGGTCCAACTAGCAGCTTGGTTTCTGTCAAACTTGCAATGTAGCACAATGCAAGTAGGGGACTGTTCGTTTGATGCTCAAAGGAGAGCCAATGTACCGTACGGCTTTTATCAACTTCTGAAAATAACCAACCAAATTCATCTATTGTTTGGTCTTCTGGCAATTCTGTTAGTTTGGTTCAACGCGAAAACGCAAGCTCCGGCCGAACGGCCGGCGACCCGGATTGCGGCGGCCGAGCCGGCAACCAGATGCTCGGCTCCATAGATTTCCATCCCGTGTGCTTCGATCGGCGCTCACGAAGCAAACAGGGCAACGCCAAACTGCCAACGGGTTCTTCAGCCGTGTGGCGGCGGCACGCCAAACTTCCATGTGATCCTACCATGTCGCGTCGCAATCCGTAGCTTGCCTCCCACGGCTGCTACCACTCCGTTCCGGTTCCTTTtcccgcggcgccggcgagggcgACGACAAGGGTGACCGGCTCAACTGACGAAGGGCAAGCCCAACAGGACTTTGACGAGCGAGCTCACGAGCAGGTCAGCCGGTCTCAGACGGGTAAACCGGCTGCTAGCTTTTAGGCCAGCCAGCCACGCCGTTAGGTGCGAACCCCATCCATCCACGCACGAACTCTACTGGAAGTCTAGAACACGAGACGCGCAAGGAAACGACCGTCGGATCTCGGAGCCAGCCGGCTGCCGTTCAGCAGGGTTACAGGCTTACAGCTAGCGCCGTGGACTAAGACCAACGCACCCATCACCACCGCTCCAAGCTGCTGTAGCATTGCAATTGTAGTTGACAAGAGCGATTCATCAACCACCAGTCACCAGACATGGCATGCCGTAGACACGACGACCTGGCGACCGCGGGCGCCATGGTTCTTCAGGGTTGGAAAACTCGGCTACGGTTCCGGACTTCCAGCGGCAGCAGCGGGTACGGCAGCACCAGCGGCGTCTCCAGTTCTCCACGAGACCTCCACGACGGTGGCCCAGGGAGGGATCGCAGGCGGTCGCGGCAGCAGCAGTCAGGCGGAAGCGGTGGCGGCTCCACTAATCATTTGCCCACCCCACTCCCGGCACCCAGCCAGACATGCGTTTCCTTTCCACGAAGCTTCTCCGTCGACCTCCTTTCTCCGTTCCGCCGCAACCTGCCGATCCGATCCCAGTCCCCATCGCCACCTCATTCTCATCCGCCTCCGCGATCGGCCCCGCTTTGCTCGACAGGCTCGCTGTCCGGAGTGCAAACGCGGCGGGGCTTTTCGACGGAAAGGCGAGCGGGGTCGATCCGGCAGGTCGCCACAGCGCGTCTTGTCGGGTTGACGAACCGGTGCGATATGGTCATATCATATATGGATTATGGATAGCGCATATTTTCTCGGGTGGCAAGGTCGGCGCAACTGACCAAGTGGTTCTCAACTGAATAAAGCAGCCAAGCAGGAAAGGGCTTGCTCTGGGGCTTCGCCAAGCCTCTGATGGTTCACTGTCCCGTCCCGTTTTGGGGTCCCTGGACCATCGCCCAATTCGAACTGCATCGCGCAAGTTGAAGGCAGCAACACGTGGTTCATCTCTTTCTCTGCACGTTTTAGTGGACAGGGTTGGAGAACTGGTTCATCCACTTGAACTCCGGAAGGTCAATCTGGCTGGGTGCAGGGTGACTGTGCCGGAGGCCGGAGCACCATCATGTATTATGCAAAAAATTCAACGAAGTCAAACCGATGGCTTAGGCAGGAAGCTCAACTCAGATTTCGGTAACAACTGATTAGGATCCTGCGCCGAAATGCGAGTTCTGTTTCTAGACAAAAGGGGTTGCAGGTTCACAAGCGGCCCGAATTGGCAGCAGGACCCATGTACATCTCTAGAATCTGAAGTAGCAGCGAGTGTATCGTGGTTATACAACCTGCAAAAAAAGAGCAACTCGTCTTTACAGTTACTGCTACCAATATTCAATCGTCAGAAACCTTATACTTCATTGACACTTAGCACCCCAGAATGGCCGTCCTGCCTGTCGTTATAATGCAGTCTGTTCTTGCTTTTGCGCTTCAGCCTTTTTCAAGGCTTTCTAGTTTCTATGTTCCATTGGCCAAGATTTCTCCCACCCTGTCCCCAATCCAATGGTGGCTTCAGAGACGCATCGTATCTCCTCTGCTTGTCTCGTGCAAGTTCAAGATGGCTGGGTGCAGCCAGTGAGCAACGGCCCTATGCTGAACTACTGAAGAACGTACGGTTTCGTGACCAACGTAATTGCAGGCTTGCAGCTGAATTTGGACACCGAGTTCCATAAACAGGGGTCCCAAGGAACTTGGATACCGCTTGTCATTATCAGCAGTTCAGTACATTCTCTCCGGCCACTATGAACTACATTACGTAAGATGGCGTGTTTACCACATACACGCATGGACTATGGAGTGCAAATTGATGGAAATAAGAGAGTTGGGACTACACAAAACACTAATTCCCAATTCTCATATATTCTGTCTCATGCTATCCATTTCCAATCTAAATGGTACAGACAACAGATGCAGGCGGGAGATGGCTACCCAACAATTGTACATCACGTTCCCCTCAAAAAATCATCAAAACTAAACAGCAATAATTGCACCAGGTTCCTCCTAATACTATATAAGGTGCTGTAAAAGGCAGATACTTGCCTAGAGCTATAAATACATATTCTATGGACACTTCATGCAAATACACGAATAACTTATGGTACTCAGCACCAAGCTATAATACAGAACCAACACTGAAATAAGACAATTCTTAAGCCAATCAGCCATCACAACGTCAGGAATGGCAGGAGGCTTGCATTGCAGTTGCACCCCCCAGAATTCCAACCATTATGAGCAGGGCCTCCAGGCCCAACAGCTTTAAAATGCAAGGAGGCTTGCAATCACTAGAACTCCAACCATGAGAAGCAGGGCCTTCAGGTAGATATCTGCCTGCTGCTGTTGCCCCAAAGGTGCTTGCCGGTGGATGCCGTGGGCGTGTCCCATATGCCCACCGTGGAATCCATGCCCATGGCCGTACCCATAGTGGAACCCAGCTGGCTGCGCATAAGCAGCGGCATCTGGGAATCCATGGACTTGGAAGCTAAGCATAGGGAACAGGCCTCCGAAAGCAGCTGAGAATGCATAATTCCCCCACCGTGCATTCGCCAATGGGACTCCTGTGCCCATGAACCATGGGTTTGCATTGGCATTGGGGAAGTTGTTGTTAGCATCAGCCTGTGGAGCTGTGGCAGGCCTCTGGCCAGTCGGGCGGTGAGGAATGTCAGATTCAGGCATGTTCTTTGATCTTGGGTCAACACGGTCCTTGCCACGTCCATAAAGGGGGACAAGCTTGTCTTCCTCGACAAGGGCCTTGCACACCGGGCACTCTGGCGAGTGTGCGTGGACGTGCAACCATCGGTAAAGGCATGGCCAGCAGAAGAGATGGCCACAAAGTGTCACTATTGGCTCTTGGGGCAGTTCAAAGCATATATTGCACTCAAAACTCCCCCCAGCTGCATCGCCGCTGCTGCCAGCACTTGTCGATTCACCAACATTGGCTGACATCTTGCTGATAGTCGGAATAAATTGAGCTGCAATTCCCAAAGATAACAGGATCACCAAAATGGCTACCAataaaattcataaaaatgatTGAGAATAGTAATCCTAGTACAACCAACAAGTAAGAAACTATTACATACAGCTACAAACAGCATCTCATTTTTCTACTTGGCACAGTGAAAGCCACCAAAACAGTTTATGTTTAGGGGAGGGGTAAACTTCTCACGGTCTTGAGTAGAATCAAGCCGCAAACCAATAAGTATTGCAGCAAGAAAGATTGCCTACATAGTTATGATAAAGATAGACATATAGTGATAAGAAACTCCCCAAAAATCTAAAATTTTATTTCCAACAACTAGATTATCTTCTAGATGCACAACCTGACGATTTCACAATGGAGATTCTGTTATCCTAAACACAAGTCAGGTAAAGTAATTCCCTAGAATAGACACCCACAATAACCCAAAGGGGGGAAATCGAATTCCCACGAGATTGGTTTGAAGCTTCACGCCAAACTCTAGAACAACATGTAATTACCAACGGGAGCCAATCGAATTTCATCACAACCGCTCGCCCAGGCCAGAAATCGTTAACCTTTCGGAGTAGATTCCAACCTCCTCTGTGAAGCAAACCCCAATTCTTTGCCCTCCGATATCACCGACCCGCGCCAACAGATCAGACTAGCATCCAAACCACGACCCCGTCCCCCCGACCCACTCCAAATCGCCAGGAATCCCCGCCCCCAAATCGAGAGCAACCAGACCTAGCGCAAAATCCACCCATCGAATCGGGGCCAATAACACCGCATCACCGAGAACAAAGCCCTAAATCACGAAAGAACTAGGCGCGGAATCCGTAGGGGGAGCACCATTACCTGCGAGCGAGGGGAGGTAGCGGGCGACGGACGCGGAGAGATTCGACGCGACGGCGCGGCGACCGACGGGGGCGACGAGGCGAATAAACTCTACGCTCCACGCTCCACGCTCTACGCGGTGGTGGTGACCTGGACCCGCGGGCAGCACAAAATTAGGGGAGGCCGCGGGGCCCACGCCGGAAGATTCTAGAATCGGGTAGTTTCGCCGGTTCGGGGCGGGCAGCGCTACCTGACTGGTGAGTGGTGCGGCGCGGGGAGGTCGTCTCCCGGGAAGGGATAGGGAAACTTCGCGGCAGCTGCTGCGCGCAGAGGCGGGCGGTCACGCAAGGGATCGTCACGTCCCGATGCTGCCGTCAGTTCGCAGCGTTTCCACTCGAGTACTTGACCCGCAACCGAAGCGCGTGGTGGACAGACAGACAAGTGCTTCTAGTCATTTTTAGGGGTGTTGGATTCAAGGGCTGAAGCCGATAACACATCGAATCTAATGTTTATCACTAATTAgaagaagtattaaatataaattaattatatagATGGAGACTATTTCgcaagacgaatctattaaatctaatccATCATTAGTGTATGTTTACTATAGCATCACATTGTtaaattataaattaattaaacttaatagattcgtctcgcaaattagactccatctgtgcaattagtcttctatatttaatacttataattATAACCAAACTTATAATTATACTTATAAAAAGGTGGGCTTTCTTTGCGACTGGTTTGGAAAAGTAGTCGAAACAACCTAAACCGCGGTGCAGCATCCATCCTCTGGTTTCACTGTCAGCTCCCAAACCAGCCTCATGCTTCTGGACATCAATCCCAGCTGGCTACTCAGTCACCTGTATTTCCAAAAATGTTGGTAGCACAGCTTGTTCAATCAAATTATTGCATAGATGATGAAGGGGTTAAAATGAGTAGAGACCGTTACTACTTAAGAAGCTTAGCCTTACAAATCTATATCAAAACCAAATATACTGATGAAGCAAGTTAAGGCATTCCGTAATCATCTTGCTGTGTGATGCATATGTAATTTACTGACCAGGATTAATTGAAGGCACAACCAGCAGACTTCCCGGCGCCTCACGTTCCCATGCCTCGTGATCACCCCAGGCCAAACTTACATAATAACAAACAGCAAATGTTCAGCATCATCAGTAAAGATATAATTAGGCCGGACCTAGTACTGCAAGAAGAATGATGTCTTGGTACCATCAACTCTGCTACTTTCTTCTACCCTCCTGTTGCTACTGCTGAACATCTTTTGGTTACCTTGGAGTGCTAGAGCAGCACGCATCTCGTGACCTCTTACTTATAAAGATATCATTGTACTGAAGAAACTGGGCAGGTGGCCAGTTATGTGAGCTTTGCAAATAGCCATAAATTCTGCCTCCAAGCACATTCAAAGTGTTGGCAGTATCTCCTATAAAAAGGAAACAGCAaaaaatttgctctttttttccatttggacccaaacaccctatggcaaaaaggagaaaagaggttTAAATGAGCTTTTGCCAAAACTTTTgccatttggatccaaacacccctatGGCAAAACTTTTACCACTTTTGACAAATGGCAAATTTTTTGCCCTTTTggccttttgcactttggatccaaacactatCTTATTCAGTGAACTGGTTATTTTCAGGTTTAGACGTTTAGTCTACTGATCGAACCAGCTGCTCCATGTGCGTTTTATCGCCAGTGCTTTTTCTGAAAAAAAAATCACTTTCCATGCAGGTAATTTAGCCTGTGTGGCTATATATGTATGATAAAGTTGACGGAGAGAGGATTTCGCAACCCCATTAATAAAGTAGAGGTTGAATTAATTTAATTAGAAAGGGCAACTTCTCACACCACCAAAGCCCATATAAATCAGTTCTATCTTCAAGACCTACTTATCACTTAACAGTGCTCCAACAAAAGTGTAGTCAAGGAATTTGATAGGTTCAGGAAGGGTTTCCTTTGAAAGAGAAATGCTTTTTAAAACACCACTGGTGACCACTGACCATTGCTTAGTAGCCTGGAAAATGGTTGTCGATGCCAAATCCGAGCCTTCAACCAGCTGGCCTTGGTTTGAGTGCCAATGATGCATTTTATCTTTCTATAAGAAGTATACCCTCCTTTTCTGTTCTCAAACCATCACTCCTTTTGGATTTCACTATGATTTAGATCTGTTCTTGACAATATGGTGGATGAATTAGGTAAGTGAAATGCATTATTAAGGTAGTATGCAAATGCAGCTCAACTATCTTTAGAGAAGAGGAAGTGAGCCAAGGAAACTACATCATATCACGAAGTTATTGAGTATATGCTTCAGTTGTCATTAATATAGAGTAATCAACTTCCCATACTTGGTTACCCACAAAGCTGGCCAGAAACTCTTCTAATGTATTCATGTGCTAAACATTTCATCTAATAAATGAATTCCTTGGTTGTAAAATTCAGTTGTTCTTGGCGTCATGCGACAGCTCCCCTGAAGAAAGGAACTGAGTAGCTTTTCATCACTTGACAGAATATGCAGCATGAGGAATTTTTATAAATCCTGGTGCCCCTCTCAACCTCATACGTGAGGTTATGTTCCTAACGCGCTGTGCACACTCTGGAATACCGGAGGAGGATTTGGGAGCTCCAGGGCTTGGACTCAAGCTTTTCCAGCATATGAAAATCAACCTTCCAAAAGAAATCAACTGAGGAATTAAAAGGTGAGGAGGATGTCGTTCACATTTCATTTCCGAGTTGCCCTCTGTTTTTATATTCCTGGCTCGTGCTGCTTTAATTTGTTGTTAGGCTTCCGGTTGTCTTCGTCCTGCTTATAAAAGGTATGCTCTTGACTCTCGGCCTGTGCAGGACTGTACTAGGAGGTACTCCAATATTACAGATTGTGCAGTTACTGCGCGAATACTACTTGCTACTGTAATTAATAACTGCACGAACGAGGTCCTTCAATCAGTAGCAGAGGCAGCGGGTGCACAGGCTCACCCTCATTTATATGCTCAAAGGTGAGAAGACGATTACATGCATTATTGTTCATTGGAATTACTTGATGGTATTCCTACTCTGTCCAAAATCCTGGCGCCACATGCTAGTAACTTAGTAAGCTTGGAAGATATGTGGCCAGGCTCTTCAACTCATGCAATTTCTGTCACGGAATTCTCTGGTCATTTGAGCTTGTTTACCTGAACGAAACAAGAGGACAATATCACGATTGTATATTTATCAAAAACGAGGGAAGAAATGATGCAACAAACGTTTACCTGCGACGATTCTGAGCAACTTACAAATGGGAACCAAGCATAACTGCTAAGGAAATTTAGTTGTCGAGGACCCAACTTGGCACAACCATCGCAATCTGAATGTCGGTAGGTTCTTGTTGGTCAGACTTGCGAAACTGCCACGTGATTGTTGATTCAGGTTCATTCTCACTTGTATTCAAAACGTCATCGTTCAATTTTCCTCCTCATTTGTTGACAGGCCAGCACCATGTATTTTTACTATTTTCGTTAATAACGCTTCTTATTGGCTGCATGCGAAACTACCATGCTAACCTAGGATTGCTTTGCGCGGTTGTATTTTTATCACCATTGTACATTGTTCCTTTCAAATCAACTACACATCAGTTCCCTGTTTTTTTCGTTGATTGCAAAAAACTCAACCATTTTATCACCACGTGCTACCAAACTGCGCTGGGAAACTTGTCACATCTTGTAAAACAATATCAAACAGAAGCTCTCCTGCTTGGTGCAGGGGCCGTGGATAAACCAGATGCAGCTTACACTGTCATCATGTTGCTTCCATGCACTCTGGCAGGAGCGGCTCCCAGCATTATGCATTCAAGCAGCAGGAGCATCCACCACACCAGACCAAGAGTTGAACACTGTCAGCAACCAAGGGAAGCCCAAGACACTGGGGGCAACTGGGCCGCGCCGAAGCAGTCGGGCCGCTCAGCCCAATTCCAAGTACGCTAGCAACAAGCGGGCGTGAGCGGCGTGCGAGTGCGTGAGCTGTGGCCTTAAAGCgagaaaggagagaggagagggatgAACATTTTTGTAACAAACTTATTCCTACCGAGAACAAGCTGTCCTCGTGACTCTACCTGCCCCTCTGCTTCCCATTTTCTCTCTCTGATTCTTGCTTCCTCCCAAATTAGCTTCCGCTACCTCTAATACCCTAACAAACACGGTTCAGGTGAAGCCTGGATAGCTCTCCATCCTCATCAGCGGCACAACGCAGTTGCTATCATGGACTCTTGATCTAAATAGCTAGACCCAGTGGCGGACCGTGACCCAAAACTATGAGGGGGCCAAATTGCCAATATAGCTGTTTACTAAGAGGCTA from Panicum hallii strain FIL2 chromosome 9, PHallii_v3.1, whole genome shotgun sequence includes:
- the LOC112877143 gene encoding E3 ubiquitin-protein ligase RNF5-like, with translation MSANVGESTSAGSSGDAAGGSFECNICFELPQEPIVTLCGHLFCWPCLYRWLHVHAHSPECPVCKALVEEDKLVPLYGRGKDRVDPRSKNMPESDIPHRPTGQRPATAPQADANNNFPNANANPWFMGTGVPLANARWGNYAFSAAFGGLFPMLSFQVHGFPDAAAYAQPAGFHYGYGHGHGFHGGHMGHAHGIHRQAPLGQQQQADIYLKALLLMVGVLVIASLLAF